Within the Trichocoleus desertorum ATA4-8-CV12 genome, the region GCCACTGATCTAATAAACTGGCTTGTCCAGAGCTGCGATCTGCACTCAAGTTAGCCACAGCAGGACGAACCCAAACATCTGCCCAGAGCCTAGTGCCTGAGCGCGGCACCACAGCAGCAATCGGACGATTATTATTTATTAAGGGAATAATGTCAGTAGACCAACCGACTGCGACCCAAGTATCTCCCAGAATCAAGGGCTGCAAATAGTTCGTAGAGCTGTAAAGCTTGACTTGTTGGGGTAGCGCTTGTAGCTCTGACTTGAGGGTAGGCACCTCAGCAAGATTGGCGGTATTGTAGGAGCGACCTAACTTTTTCAGCGTCAGGCCAATCACTTCCCTCGGCTGGTCGAGTAGAGAAATGCGATCGCGCAATTCAGGTCGCCATAGATCACTCCAATCGGTGGGTGGAGCCCAACCTTGCTCAGCAAATTTATCAGTGCGGTAAGCAATCACCGTGGTCCCCCAGCGGTAGGGCATACCCCAGACTTGCCCTTGAGGACTGGCTTGCCCCTGGCGATCGCGAGTGACTAGCGTTTGCCAAGCCTCAGGTACCTGGGGCCAAGCCGCAACTCGTTGAGGATCAAGGGGTTGGATCAAGTTTTGTTGAATCGCCTGCGCCAACCAGTAATCCCCCATCGTCACTAGATCAGGCACACCCGTTCTACCACGTCGGTCTTGACGAGCCTGGAACGGCAAGAGCGGGTTGGCATCAGGCTGGGTCTGATCTGCCTGACGCTTCCAGTTTTGCAGTAACTCAAACAACTGACCCAACTGGGGTTCTGGGGCAAAATCAAGCTGAGCAGGTTGCTGCAAGCTCCGACGAAACTTACTCAAAATCTGCGGTGGGATTGAGTTTTTCAGCAGCCGAACTTTGAGAGTTTCACGGTTCGACCCATTACACCCTGCGAGTACTTGACTCAGCCCTAAAATGCCAACTCCTTGCAGAAAAGACCGTCGATCCATTGAACTCTTGTGACTCCTACGCCAACTGTTTGTGCTCCACCCCAAAGCCAATTAAATCAATCGCACTAGGGGTTTCGTGGGGTTGAGGCCGCTGATACGTCACGATTGTACGCAGACGGACGTCCGGTGCAACTAAACGCATTTGATCAACCGCTACAGAACGATTGTAGAACGTTGTCATTTCTAGCGTTTGGCGGGTGGGCTGATAGGTAAAGCGACCTGCGATCGCCCCTGATTCTGAGTAGCCCTCATTCCTGAGATAAAATCCCTGAATCACTTCTCCAGCAGGTTCGCTAGGAACTTCAGCAGCGAGCGGTAAACGCGGTGTCATGCTCACAGTGTCAGGAGATACAACCAAGCTGTCAGACACAAACAAGGCTTGTAGGCTCATAGATACCGTTTCCCCCGTTTCAGAACGAGTGTTAAAAGCGATCGCAAATCCTGGCAAACTGGCCTGGTCTGAAATTAGGTCTGAAAAATCGGCTGTTGTATTTCTTAACTGCAAGCTCGCGGAATCAGAGAGAGCCAAAATTTGCTTTTTATCCCCCGGATTCAAAGGTTGAACTTGGTATTCCGTGTAAGAACGCTCAATTCTCCCCTCAGTAACGAAATGGTAAGTTCTCTCAGTTTTCCACACCCCAGCACAGGCCACAAAAAAATCTTTAAAGCTCAGCATTTCCCTTCACAATTATGATTGAGTTTCTCCGAATGATGATTAAGAGAATTCAGCCGCTAGTCTCAACGAGAATGACTAGTGCAAAACTCTAATCCATTGTTTGCAATGACTCAGTTCCAATAGACAGCAGCACAAGTATATATTTTGAGCAGGCTAAGGGTGGACTGGGTAACTGAGGAACGAGCTATTGCTGCTAAGGCCAGCTTTCAAGGCTAGCAATACTGTAACCATACTAAAACTGGCTGCTAAATACTCAACATTGCTGTAGTTCACAGGGTACAAAAGTCAACTTAAAAGCAGAAAAATAGCTGAAATCAAGCTAAGAATCATTCAAAACCCAAGCTCTGTTATAAACGGAATTTTGTGTTGAGTTTGATTAATTTTACTGAGAAACATAGTTTTTATTATTTACTCAAATCTTATTGAAGAAGTACCCAATGTCATTTTGTCGAAACGTTAAATTATTCAGCAATAATGGTCATGTCAATGAATCCTTTTCTAGGATAAAGAAAATTCATTAGGCTAACTAGGGAATCTCATCTCATGGACCCAGTACAAGAACAAGTCATTGCCTTAAATACAAAAGTCGATGGCCTGCAAGAGCAAATCATTGAGCATTTCAATCATCGACTTTCAGAAGCTGTAGCTGAAATGAAGCTCTTGGTGATGCAGAATCCTCCATCAACGCATCCTGAGATTCAGGGCAGACGTTATCCCTACTCAACTCATAGCAGTCGTGAGATGGGAATGGATCACAAGGATGTATTGACAGATACGAGCTATCCCAGCATGGACGACCAAAGCAGCGAACGTGAGCTAGCTCCTGAAATTCAAATTCGTCGTCTGACTGTTCAATTGACAGCTGCCTATAATCGGATCGCGGCTTTAGAAGAACAACTACTATCTCAGAGAGTCCATTAGCAAGCAG harbors:
- a CDS encoding extracellular solute-binding protein, translating into MDRRSFLQGVGILGLSQVLAGCNGSNRETLKVRLLKNSIPPQILSKFRRSLQQPAQLDFAPEPQLGQLFELLQNWKRQADQTQPDANPLLPFQARQDRRGRTGVPDLVTMGDYWLAQAIQQNLIQPLDPQRVAAWPQVPEAWQTLVTRDRQGQASPQGQVWGMPYRWGTTVIAYRTDKFAEQGWAPPTDWSDLWRPELRDRISLLDQPREVIGLTLKKLGRSYNTANLAEVPTLKSELQALPQQVKLYSSTNYLQPLILGDTWVAVGWSTDIIPLINNNRPIAAVVPRSGTRLWADVWVRPAVANLSADRSSGQASLLDQWLDFCLQPRTAIQLSILSEASSPTVVGLDRATLPKALTQEPLLLPDPSVIKESEFLYPLSQQAIEQYQSLWLAVRPTASRG
- a CDS encoding phycobiliprotein lyase, which gives rise to MLSFKDFFVACAGVWKTERTYHFVTEGRIERSYTEYQVQPLNPGDKKQILALSDSASLQLRNTTADFSDLISDQASLPGFAIAFNTRSETGETVSMSLQALFVSDSLVVSPDTVSMTPRLPLAAEVPSEPAGEVIQGFYLRNEGYSESGAIAGRFTYQPTRQTLEMTTFYNRSVAVDQMRLVAPDVRLRTIVTYQRPQPHETPSAIDLIGFGVEHKQLA